The Streptomyces sp. NBC_00236 DNA window CATGGTGAGCAGGTCGCACCCGGCCACCTTCGCGGCGCCCGCCGTCGGCTCGTCCAGACCTGCCAGGACGTTCATCAGCGTCGACTTGCCGCTGCCGGACGCCCCGACCAGCGCTATCAGCTCCCCCTCGCGGACCAGCAGGTCCAGCCCCTGCAGCGCCTGCACCTCGACTCCGTCCGTGGAGAAGATGCGGACCAGCCGGTCGCAGGTGATCAGCGCGTCGTGGCCGTACTCGGGCCGGTCGCGCCGGGCCGCCGCCCGGCGCTCCAGCTCGCCGAGGGTGATGCCTGTGGATGCCTCGGTCATCGCGTGTCTCCTACCCTGAGTTCGGTCGTTGTCGTACGCCGGGTGATCAACCAGGCCTGCGCGGCGGCCACCGCCGTCGCGATCACCACCACACCGAGCGCGGGCAGCAGCAGACTCACCGGATCGACGCGCAGCCGTACGTGGCCGAGCGACGCCACCTGCCCGGCGAGGGCGAGCCGGCCGAGGTCGATCCCCGGAGCCAGCAGCAGGATCGCCGCCCAGCCGACCAGCGCACCGCCCACGGCGGCGAGCAGAGCCTGCGGAAGGTTCTCCAGAATCAGCAGACGGCGCCCCTGCCGGCGGGTCAGGCCCATGGTGCGCAGCCGGGCCAGCATCGCGGTTCGCTCGGCGGAGGTCTGGAGCAGTGAGAGCACCAGCGCGAGTACCGCGTAGCCGGCTCCCGCCGCCGCGGCCACCGCGTAGATCCGTTCGGCACCGCTCTGCACGGGTGAGGTCGTGAACCTGTCCCGTTCGGCGGTGCGCAGCTTCACGGTGGCGGAGCCCGCTGCCCGGGCCGCTGCCTCGATGTCTGCGCCGGCGACGGAGGACCCGGATATCAGCAGCGTGGAAGCGGGGTGCCTGTCCGGCAGACCTGCTGCGTCGACCACCAGGAAGTCGCCATCTGTGACGGCGGGAGTGGAGGTGCGCACCATGTCCACGCGGACCGAGAACGGGCCGTCCGCCTCGCCGATCTCCGTCGTACGGCCGCGCAACCGCTCGGCGACGGCGGGCGAGGCGAGCGCGGGCAGCGCCCCGGAGGACTTCCGCAGTTCGGCGGCCCGGAACGAGCCGAGGCCGGTGCGGCCGGCGAGACGCGCGTACGAATCGGGGTCGACGGCGAGCAGCGTGACGCGGTCGAGCCGGCCGTCCCGCAGGTCCAGGTCGAGCTCCCGGTAGACGGGCGCGACATCGCTCACCCCGGCCAGCTTCCGAACCGTGCCGGCCAGCTGGTCCGGCAGCCCCTGGTCCGCGTCGATCCGGGCATCGGCACCGACGGCGGCCAAGGACGCCCGGTCCCGGGCATCGGCGACGCCGGAGAGGACCGAGCCGCCGAACGCCACCGTCGTCAGGGCCACGAGCAGTGCCAGCAGCGGAAGCACGGTGGTGGCGGAGGAGCGGCCCGCACGGGCGAGTGACAGAAAGCCGACCACTCCGCGCCGTCGCGCCACCGGCAGCGCCGCGAGCCGCAGGGGCAGCGGATACAGCCGCACGAGCAGCAGCGCGGCGATCACACCCACCAGTACCGGGGCGGCGCTGATCAGCGCGTCCGCGTCACCGTCCGAGGCGCCCCGGCGCCGCAGTGCGGTGACCGCCGCCACGGCCAGCACCAGCAGCGTCAGTTCCGCCACGGTCCGGCGGCGCGACGGCCTGGCCCGTACGAGATCGTCCCGGTCACCGTGCAGGCGCGGCCGCCGGTGCAGGAACGCCGCTCTCAGCGGCAGCGCGGCACAGGCGAGCAGCGCGACCGCGGCCGAGGCGAGCAGCGCCGGCAACGTCCGCCCCTCGGGAACGACGACGAGCGCGAGCGCGCAGCCGAGTGCCGCGCCGGCCGTTACGGGAACGGCGACCTCGGCGAGCAGCCGCCCCGCGATGCCGAGGACCGAACCGCCCCGCGAGCGGAGCAGCGACAACTCGCCGTGCCGGCGCGAGGCGGCCAGGCCGCCGGCCATCAACAGGACGACGCCCGCGACGCTGCCGACGCCGAAGGCCGCGACGGCGACCACCGGGTTGATGGCGGCACGGATGCCGTCGAACTCGAC harbors:
- a CDS encoding FtsX-like permease family protein, whose protein sequence is MQANAPWVRTRLRTAPGSAVALLFLVLVTSFLAAAFPGAVAGYESRGLRHEVSATSPDGSVIQLSSDPWQDVDGAPGSAFDALEARRLTENYQQILAALPDSLRVDTGQSAYGARTRKPVEATDAWLPELNGGWPVFTLSAQTAVAEHSTLASGRLPRAAAGSVNPGTGTVEAAVTSATARSLRIKVGSTVHVAGGRREPLAVRVTGIVEPLRPEQSYWSVESVLRTPAFLHTPDQPPLPYWHGALLLAPEAAPVLLSMGGEAYWRVAPDPAGMDSADLPRIRQTIASLEQGPLLSALRTEVAPQLEVSTGLDDVLVEFDGIRAAINPVVAVAAFGVGSVAGVVLLMAGGLAASRRHGELSLLRSRGGSVLGIAGRLLAEVAVPVTAGAALGCALALVVVPEGRTLPALLASAAVALLACAALPLRAAFLHRRPRLHGDRDDLVRARPSRRRTVAELTLLVLAVAAVTALRRRGASDGDADALISAAPVLVGVIAALLLVRLYPLPLRLAALPVARRRGVVGFLSLARAGRSSATTVLPLLALLVALTTVAFGGSVLSGVADARDRASLAAVGADARIDADQGLPDQLAGTVRKLAGVSDVAPVYRELDLDLRDGRLDRVTLLAVDPDSYARLAGRTGLGSFRAAELRKSSGALPALASPAVAERLRGRTTEIGEADGPFSVRVDMVRTSTPAVTDGDFLVVDAAGLPDRHPASTLLISGSSVAGADIEAAARAAGSATVKLRTAERDRFTTSPVQSGAERIYAVAAAAGAGYAVLALVLSLLQTSAERTAMLARLRTMGLTRRQGRRLLILENLPQALLAAVGGALVGWAAILLLAPGIDLGRLALAGQVASLGHVRLRVDPVSLLLPALGVVVIATAVAAAQAWLITRRTTTTELRVGDTR